Proteins encoded in a region of the Desulfovibrio sp. X2 genome:
- a CDS encoding TrkA family potassium uptake protein, protein MKTSASLLRLKTKYGPLWQLLVGFGVLFLLFLGGISFYMFHEGWPLLDSFYMVVITLSTVGYTEVNPLTPVGRVGTACLILGGVSAFLYIAGNFTQLVAEGQLHRFMAHRRVKRMIDSLSDHFIVCGYGRIGSVVVDQITREGHPLVVIEKDPEILGKLQDQGILHLSGDATSDDVLEAAGIRRARSLITALTQEAANVYVTLTARQLNPGMMIVARADNTSNIARLERAGADRVVMPHVIGGVRMAQSVLRPSVTNLFDLAMRGVNLQMEEHAVASNSELAGKNLIDSNIRPRFNVIIVAIKKPDGDMLFNPGSDSVIEAGDTLVTVGKPENMRRLREVCLGNGA, encoded by the coding sequence ATGAAGACCAGCGCATCGCTCCTGCGCCTGAAGACCAAGTACGGGCCCCTCTGGCAGCTGCTCGTCGGCTTCGGCGTGCTCTTCCTGCTGTTCCTGGGCGGAATCAGCTTCTACATGTTCCACGAGGGCTGGCCGCTGCTCGACAGCTTCTACATGGTGGTCATCACCCTTTCCACCGTGGGCTATACGGAGGTCAACCCGCTGACCCCCGTCGGGCGCGTCGGCACCGCCTGTCTCATCCTGGGCGGGGTCAGCGCCTTCCTGTACATCGCGGGCAACTTCACGCAGCTCGTGGCCGAGGGCCAGCTGCATCGCTTCATGGCGCACCGGAGGGTCAAACGCATGATCGACTCCCTGAGCGATCACTTCATCGTCTGCGGGTACGGCCGCATCGGCAGCGTGGTCGTGGACCAGATCACGCGCGAAGGGCACCCCCTGGTGGTCATCGAGAAGGACCCGGAGATTTTGGGCAAGCTCCAGGACCAGGGCATTCTCCATCTCTCCGGGGACGCCACCTCGGACGACGTGCTGGAGGCCGCGGGCATACGCCGCGCGCGCTCGCTGATCACGGCCCTGACCCAGGAGGCGGCCAACGTCTACGTGACCCTCACCGCGCGCCAGCTGAACCCGGGCATGATGATCGTGGCCCGGGCGGACAACACGAGCAACATCGCCCGGCTCGAGCGCGCGGGCGCGGACCGCGTGGTCATGCCCCACGTCATCGGCGGCGTGCGCATGGCGCAGAGCGTGCTCAGGCCCTCGGTGACGAACCTCTTCGATCTCGCCATGCGCGGCGTGAACCTCCAGATGGAGGAGCACGCCGTGGCCTCGAATTCCGAACTCGCGGGCAAGAACCTCATCGATTCCAACATCCGGCCGCGCTTCAACGTGATCATCGTGGCCATCAAGAAGCCCGACGGCGACATGCTCTTCAACCCCGGCTCCGATTCGGTCATCGAGGCGGGCGACACCCTGGTCACCGTGGGCAAGCCCGAGAACATGAGGCGTCTGCGCGAAGTCTGCCTGGGCAACGGCGCGTAG
- the dapB gene encoding 4-hydroxy-tetrahydrodipicolinate reductase yields MSVPVIIIHGAAGRMGQTLCAAAQADPALELAGVVDRPGNEAKLAAWGCQMSHSLVEMLDKVPNGVVIDFSAPEASVAVARTVAEKGACAVIGTTGLKEEQVAALRDAAKKARIFWSPNMSVGVNVLLKILPDLVQKLGPAYDIELTEIHHNKKADAPSGTAIKLGQALAEARGWKLEEKGNFARHGIIGPRPKEEIGVMTVRGGDVVGDHTIYLLGPGERIEVTHRAHSRETFAQGALRAAKWLVGQKPGRLYTMADIF; encoded by the coding sequence ATGAGCGTTCCCGTCATCATCATCCACGGCGCAGCCGGACGCATGGGCCAGACCCTGTGCGCTGCGGCGCAGGCCGATCCCGCCCTCGAACTCGCCGGCGTGGTCGACCGCCCCGGCAACGAGGCCAAACTCGCCGCCTGGGGTTGCCAGATGAGCCACAGCCTGGTCGAAATGCTGGACAAGGTGCCGAACGGCGTGGTCATCGACTTCAGCGCGCCGGAAGCGAGCGTCGCAGTGGCTCGTACCGTGGCCGAGAAGGGCGCCTGCGCGGTCATCGGCACCACGGGCCTCAAGGAAGAGCAGGTCGCCGCGCTGCGCGACGCCGCGAAGAAGGCCCGGATCTTCTGGTCGCCGAACATGAGCGTGGGCGTCAACGTCCTGCTCAAGATCCTGCCCGATCTGGTGCAGAAGCTCGGCCCGGCCTACGACATTGAGCTCACCGAGATCCATCACAACAAGAAGGCCGACGCGCCGAGCGGCACGGCCATCAAGCTCGGCCAGGCCCTGGCCGAGGCGCGTGGCTGGAAACTCGAGGAGAAGGGCAATTTCGCGCGCCACGGCATCATCGGCCCGCGTCCCAAGGAAGAGATCGGCGTGATGACCGTGCGCGGCGGCGACGTGGTCGGCGACCACACAATCTATCTGCTCGGCCCGGGCGAGCGCATCGAGGTCACCCACCGCGCCCATTCCCGCGAGACTTTCGCTCAGGGGGCGCTGCGAGCGGCCAAGTGGCTCGTGGGGCAGAAGCCCGGCAGGCTCTACACCATGGCCGACATCTTCTAG
- the uvrB gene encoding excinuclease ABC subunit UvrB, which translates to MSDTFQLVSEFNPTGDQPQAIAALAEGVLSGQRDQVLLGVTGSGKTFTMAQVIAATGRPSLVLAPNKTLAAQLYNEFRALFPHNAVEYFVSYYDYYQPEAYLPHSDTYIEKDSQINEDIDKLRHAATHALLTRRDVLIVASVSCIYGLGSPEYYAQMTVPVEVGQRMTRDRLVQRLVEIHYERNEYDFARGTFRVRGDVLEIIPAYTQERALRVEFFGDEIDAVHELDPLTGEITAKMHKTLIFPASHYVSDRTNLERAMEAVRGELAERLRWFHERNMLVEAQRLEQRTMLDLEMIEEVGTCKGIENYSRHLDGRPAGSPPSTLLDYFPDDFLLFVDESHITIPQVGGMFNGDRSRKTTLVDYGFRLPSALDNRPLSFAEFEERVHQSVYVSATPGPWEMERAQGRVVEQIIRPTGLIDPEVDIRPVKGQMDDLLGECKARQAKNERVLVTTLTKRMAEDLTEYLNQMGVSARYLHSDIDTLERMAIIQALRRGDFSVLVGINLLREGLDIPEVALVAILDADKEGFLRSTRSLIQTFGRAARNVGGRVVLYADRITESMREAVQETERRRMVQDEFNKAHGITPKSVRKSLENVLEKLYPGADEGAQSLLLAAEEASRYGHDPKDVGREIKKLEREMRKAAEALEFERAAELRDRIARLREILLELG; encoded by the coding sequence ATGAGCGATACATTTCAACTCGTCAGCGAGTTCAACCCCACCGGCGATCAGCCCCAGGCCATAGCCGCCCTCGCCGAGGGCGTGCTCTCCGGGCAGCGCGACCAGGTCCTGCTCGGCGTCACCGGCTCGGGCAAGACCTTCACCATGGCCCAGGTCATCGCGGCCACGGGCAGGCCGTCGCTGGTGCTCGCGCCCAACAAGACCCTGGCCGCCCAGCTCTACAACGAGTTCCGGGCCCTCTTCCCGCACAATGCGGTCGAGTACTTCGTCAGCTATTACGACTACTACCAGCCCGAGGCCTATCTCCCGCACTCGGACACCTACATCGAGAAGGACTCGCAGATAAACGAGGACATCGACAAGCTGCGCCACGCGGCCACGCACGCGCTGCTCACGCGGCGCGACGTGCTCATCGTGGCCTCGGTGTCCTGCATCTACGGCCTGGGTTCGCCGGAATACTACGCGCAGATGACCGTGCCCGTGGAGGTCGGCCAGCGCATGACGCGCGACCGGCTCGTGCAGCGGCTGGTGGAGATCCACTACGAGCGCAACGAGTACGACTTCGCGCGCGGCACGTTCCGCGTGCGCGGCGACGTGCTCGAGATCATCCCGGCCTACACCCAGGAGCGCGCCCTGCGCGTGGAATTCTTCGGCGACGAGATCGACGCCGTGCACGAGCTCGATCCCCTGACCGGGGAGATCACGGCGAAGATGCACAAGACGCTCATCTTCCCGGCCAGCCACTACGTCTCGGACCGCACGAACCTCGAGCGCGCCATGGAGGCCGTACGCGGGGAGCTGGCCGAGCGGCTGCGTTGGTTCCACGAGCGCAACATGCTCGTGGAGGCGCAGCGCCTGGAGCAGCGGACCATGCTCGACCTCGAGATGATCGAGGAGGTCGGCACCTGCAAGGGCATCGAGAACTACTCCCGCCACCTCGACGGGCGCCCGGCGGGCTCGCCGCCCTCCACGCTCCTCGACTACTTCCCGGACGACTTCCTGCTCTTCGTGGACGAGTCGCACATCACCATCCCCCAGGTGGGCGGCATGTTCAACGGCGATCGCTCGCGCAAGACCACGCTCGTGGACTACGGCTTCCGCCTGCCCTCGGCCCTGGACAACCGCCCGCTCAGCTTCGCGGAGTTCGAGGAGCGGGTGCATCAGTCCGTCTACGTCTCGGCCACGCCCGGGCCGTGGGAGATGGAGCGCGCGCAGGGCAGGGTGGTGGAGCAGATCATCCGGCCCACCGGACTCATCGACCCCGAGGTGGACATCCGTCCCGTGAAGGGCCAGATGGACGACCTGCTCGGCGAGTGCAAGGCGCGCCAGGCGAAGAACGAGCGCGTCCTGGTGACCACGCTCACCAAGCGCATGGCCGAGGACCTGACCGAGTATTTGAACCAGATGGGCGTGAGCGCCCGCTACCTGCATTCGGACATCGACACGCTCGAGCGCATGGCCATCATCCAGGCGCTTCGGCGCGGCGACTTCTCCGTGCTCGTGGGCATCAACCTGCTGCGCGAGGGGCTCGACATCCCCGAGGTCGCGCTCGTGGCCATCCTGGACGCGGACAAGGAGGGCTTTCTGCGCTCCACGCGCTCGCTCATCCAGACCTTCGGCCGCGCGGCGCGCAACGTGGGCGGCAGGGTGGTGCTCTACGCCGACCGCATCACCGAATCCATGCGCGAGGCCGTGCAGGAGACCGAGCGCCGCCGCATGGTGCAGGACGAGTTTAACAAGGCGCACGGGATCACCCCGAAAAGCGTCAGGAAAAGCCTGGAAAACGTCCTGGAAAAACTGTACCCCGGAGCGGACGAAGGCGCGCAGAGCCTGCTTCTGGCGGCCGAGGAGGCTTCCCGTTACGGACACGACCCCAAGGACGTGGGCCGGGAGATCAAGAAGCTCGAGCGGGAGATGCGCAAGGCGGCGGAGGCGCTGGAATTCGAGCGGGCCGCGGAATTGCGCGACCGCATCGCCAGGTTGCGCGAAATTCTCCTGGAACTGGGCTGA
- a CDS encoding methyl-accepting chemotaxis protein, with the protein MKKGLSFKLLLLVGGALTLTIASALTVLYLGSDAFSRREVSQLREDMVQRERECLRDHVQLAYTAVQGYYERSQDIARLKEYKAADLRRVVDAVVSQAEAFYRANKGVMPREEIEQAIKAMVAGVRFDDGNYVWINDTRPVMVMHPIKPDLDGKDLSGFADKNGTKLFMKMVEAVRKDGSGVVDYMWPKPGETQEKLKVSYVKLMPELGWIFGSGAWVEDIESAMKAEALREVGRMRLTDGNYFFVTDLEPRMVMHPLSPELDGKSLKDFKDKKGDLLFVEMAKKAAEDGSGYVEYLWGKPGQDGDFPKLSFVKLFKPWGWVIGTGVYVDDIDAQLARQREKFTAALGVMTREAAYASLAVLVLTLVVVVLYFRRNLSAPLQGLVNFASRVAAGDLEARPTGRYGDEMLVLKDSIASMVGSLERSLSEANEKTHRADKEAERARESMQAAEEARSAAENARREGMLEAAGMLDELVERLVVASRDLESVARVSREGAQRQHDRTVETATAMEEMNATVLEVAGNASSAAENSDQARDKALKGSSVVADAVAAIAKVEEHAAGLSRIMDDLGSQAEGIGRIITVIEDIADQTNLLALNAAIEAARAGDAGRGFAVVADEVRKLAEKTMVATKEVVGAIQSIQNGTRASLVAVKSASEAVASSTGLAQESGKALSEIVTFVDDSADRVRSIATASEEQSAASEEINRAVEDIRSISSQTASQMEDAEQAVSALKDLAESLQRVIARMRT; encoded by the coding sequence ATGAAGAAAGGTCTGTCGTTCAAGCTGCTGCTCCTCGTCGGGGGCGCCCTGACGCTCACCATCGCCTCGGCCCTGACGGTGCTCTATCTTGGGTCGGACGCCTTTTCCCGCCGCGAGGTCTCGCAACTGCGCGAAGACATGGTGCAGCGCGAACGCGAGTGCCTGCGCGACCATGTGCAGCTCGCCTACACGGCGGTGCAGGGATACTACGAACGTTCGCAGGATATCGCGCGGCTCAAGGAATACAAGGCGGCGGACTTGAGGCGCGTCGTGGACGCGGTCGTCTCCCAGGCCGAGGCCTTCTACCGTGCCAACAAGGGCGTCATGCCCCGGGAGGAGATCGAGCAGGCCATCAAGGCCATGGTCGCGGGCGTGCGCTTCGACGACGGCAACTACGTCTGGATCAACGACACGCGGCCGGTCATGGTCATGCATCCCATCAAGCCCGACCTGGACGGCAAGGACCTCTCGGGCTTCGCGGACAAGAACGGCACCAAGCTCTTCATGAAGATGGTCGAGGCAGTGCGGAAGGACGGCTCGGGCGTCGTGGACTACATGTGGCCCAAGCCCGGGGAGACCCAGGAGAAGCTCAAGGTTTCCTACGTGAAGCTGATGCCCGAGCTCGGCTGGATCTTCGGCTCCGGCGCCTGGGTCGAGGACATCGAGTCCGCCATGAAGGCAGAGGCCCTGCGCGAGGTCGGCAGGATGCGCCTCACGGACGGCAACTATTTCTTCGTCACCGACCTCGAGCCGCGTATGGTCATGCACCCCTTGTCGCCCGAGCTCGACGGGAAATCCCTCAAGGACTTCAAGGACAAGAAGGGCGACCTGCTCTTCGTGGAAATGGCCAAAAAGGCCGCCGAGGACGGCTCGGGCTACGTTGAATACCTCTGGGGCAAGCCGGGCCAGGACGGGGACTTCCCCAAGCTCTCCTTCGTCAAGCTCTTCAAGCCCTGGGGCTGGGTCATCGGCACGGGCGTCTACGTGGACGACATCGACGCGCAGCTCGCGCGCCAGCGCGAGAAGTTCACCGCAGCCCTGGGAGTCATGACCCGCGAGGCCGCGTATGCCTCCCTGGCCGTGCTTGTCCTGACCCTGGTCGTGGTGGTGCTCTACTTCCGGCGTAACCTGAGCGCGCCTCTGCAGGGGCTCGTGAACTTCGCCTCGCGTGTCGCGGCGGGCGACCTCGAGGCAAGGCCCACGGGACGATACGGCGACGAGATGCTCGTGCTCAAGGACTCCATCGCCTCCATGGTCGGGTCGCTCGAAAGGAGCCTCTCCGAGGCCAACGAGAAGACGCACCGGGCCGACAAGGAGGCCGAGCGTGCCCGCGAAAGCATGCAGGCTGCGGAAGAGGCACGGAGCGCCGCGGAAAACGCCAGGCGCGAGGGAATGCTCGAGGCGGCCGGAATGCTCGACGAACTGGTCGAGCGGCTGGTGGTGGCCTCGCGCGACCTCGAATCCGTGGCCCGCGTCTCGCGTGAGGGCGCGCAACGCCAGCACGACCGCACTGTCGAGACGGCCACGGCCATGGAAGAGATGAACGCCACGGTCCTCGAGGTGGCGGGCAACGCCTCGAGCGCGGCCGAGAACTCGGATCAGGCCCGCGACAAGGCCCTCAAGGGCAGCTCGGTCGTGGCCGACGCCGTGGCCGCCATAGCCAAGGTGGAGGAGCATGCCGCGGGGCTCTCGAGGATCATGGACGACCTCGGCTCCCAGGCGGAGGGCATCGGCCGCATCATCACGGTCATCGAGGACATCGCGGACCAGACCAACCTGCTCGCCCTGAACGCGGCCATCGAGGCCGCCCGAGCCGGCGATGCCGGACGGGGATTCGCCGTGGTGGCCGACGAGGTGCGCAAGCTCGCCGAGAAGACCATGGTCGCCACCAAGGAGGTCGTCGGGGCCATCCAGAGCATCCAGAACGGCACCCGGGCGAGCCTCGTCGCCGTGAAGTCCGCCTCGGAAGCCGTGGCCAGCAGCACCGGCCTGGCGCAGGAGTCGGGCAAGGCCCTGTCCGAGATCGTCACCTTCGTCGACGACTCCGCAGACCGGGTGCGCTCCATCGCCACGGCCAGCGAAGAGCAGTCCGCGGCCAGCGAAGAGATCAACCGCGCCGTCGAGGACATCCGCTCCATATCCTCCCAGACCGCATCGCAGATGGAGGATGCCGAACAGGCCGTGTCCGCCCTGAAGGACTTGGCCGAAAGCCTGCAGCGGGTCATCGCCCGCATGCGCACCTGA
- the ligA gene encoding NAD-dependent DNA ligase LigA, producing the protein MSDWPLVPSPDAPSGPSATDSGDAAARVSELRRLLEYHSRRYYVLDDPEISDAEYDTLFRELQALEKAHPELDDPNSPTRRVGAPPLEGFEEYVHALPMYSLDNAMLLDEWREFAARAPRFFADEAARSVTLDVRRIVGRELDEKAEDKCRKSVKKAVEELLSAAPGTEYAKRFAEAARLGARELLGNSAPLFMNDFAPSLLAQIPADAWAELPEALGRYWADPKMDGLAIEIIYEDGRFVRAATRGDGVRGEDVTANVRTIRTLPMRLASADGAPVPRLLEVRGEVIMTKKDFHALNERQAERGEKVFANPRNAAAGSLRQLDSSVTARRPLRFMAYGVGRVEWPDGAEARSERWASQAQLMEGLAAMGLPIPPEVKLCASPEKVAERFTLLGEERDSLPFEIDGLVAKLDSLALQRVLGFTARAPRWALALKFPAHQAETVLERIEIQVGRTGVLTPVAKLTPVEVGGVVVSSATLHNEGLIREKDLREGDHVLVQRAGDVIPEVVRPLVEKRSGKEEPYEFPSTCPKCHSQAELEENEKTGTRIWRCINLACPATRLRGLAHFVSKAGLDIEGLGGKWIETLVDKGLLTSPADLFTLREKDLLELDRMGEKLASNFVASIEDARKQAALDRLVAALGIRHVGEEIARLLAERFDSLDAMAEATTEELSEVPKVGPEIAASVADFFANEENRKLLARFRELGLWPTAGETESTGPRTALSDRKVLFTGSLPDMPRSEAERRAREAGAVIASGVSKSLDYLVVGEKPGSKLAKAQTAGVRIIDLSEFLELCRPIA; encoded by the coding sequence ATGAGCGACTGGCCTCTCGTGCCCTCGCCGGACGCCCCGTCCGGCCCATCCGCTACCGATTCCGGCGATGCCGCGGCGCGCGTGAGCGAGCTGCGTCGGCTGCTCGAGTACCACAGCCGCCGCTACTACGTCCTCGACGACCCGGAGATCTCGGACGCCGAGTACGACACGCTGTTTCGCGAGCTGCAGGCCCTGGAGAAGGCGCATCCCGAGCTCGACGATCCCAACTCGCCGACCCGGCGCGTGGGCGCGCCGCCGCTCGAGGGCTTCGAGGAGTATGTCCACGCCCTGCCCATGTACTCCCTGGACAACGCCATGTTGCTCGACGAGTGGCGGGAGTTCGCGGCGCGCGCGCCACGCTTCTTCGCGGACGAGGCCGCGCGCTCCGTGACCCTGGACGTGCGCCGCATCGTCGGCCGGGAGCTGGACGAGAAGGCCGAGGACAAGTGCCGCAAGAGCGTGAAGAAGGCCGTGGAGGAGCTTCTTTCCGCCGCGCCGGGGACGGAGTACGCGAAACGCTTCGCCGAGGCCGCGCGCCTGGGCGCGCGCGAACTGCTCGGCAACTCCGCGCCGCTGTTCATGAACGATTTCGCCCCCTCCCTGCTCGCGCAGATTCCGGCCGATGCCTGGGCGGAGCTGCCCGAGGCGCTCGGACGCTATTGGGCCGACCCCAAGATGGACGGGCTGGCCATCGAGATCATCTACGAGGACGGCCGCTTCGTGCGCGCTGCCACGCGCGGAGACGGCGTGCGCGGCGAGGACGTGACCGCCAACGTGCGCACCATCCGCACCCTGCCCATGCGGCTCGCCTCCGCGGACGGAGCTCCCGTGCCGCGCCTGCTCGAGGTGCGCGGCGAAGTGATCATGACCAAGAAGGATTTCCATGCCCTGAACGAGCGGCAGGCGGAGCGGGGCGAGAAAGTCTTCGCCAACCCGCGCAACGCCGCGGCGGGCTCGCTGCGCCAGCTCGACTCCTCGGTCACGGCCCGGCGGCCGCTGCGCTTCATGGCTTACGGTGTGGGGCGTGTCGAGTGGCCGGACGGCGCCGAAGCGAGGTCGGAACGCTGGGCCAGCCAGGCCCAGCTCATGGAAGGGCTCGCCGCCATGGGCCTCCCCATCCCGCCGGAGGTCAAGCTCTGCGCTTCCCCGGAGAAGGTCGCAGAGCGCTTCACGCTGCTCGGCGAGGAGCGCGACTCGCTTCCCTTCGAGATCGACGGGCTTGTGGCCAAGCTCGACTCCCTGGCGCTGCAGCGGGTGCTCGGCTTCACGGCCCGCGCGCCGCGCTGGGCCCTGGCGCTCAAGTTTCCCGCGCACCAGGCCGAGACCGTGCTCGAGCGCATCGAGATCCAGGTCGGCCGCACCGGCGTGCTCACCCCGGTGGCCAAGCTCACGCCCGTCGAGGTCGGCGGCGTGGTGGTCTCGAGCGCGACCCTGCACAACGAGGGACTGATCCGCGAGAAGGACCTGCGCGAGGGTGACCACGTGCTGGTGCAGCGCGCGGGCGACGTCATCCCCGAGGTCGTGCGGCCGCTCGTCGAGAAGCGCTCCGGGAAGGAAGAGCCCTACGAGTTTCCCTCGACCTGCCCGAAATGCCACAGCCAGGCGGAGCTCGAGGAGAACGAGAAGACCGGCACGCGCATCTGGCGCTGCATCAATCTCGCCTGCCCGGCCACGCGGCTGCGCGGCCTGGCGCACTTCGTCTCCAAGGCGGGGCTGGACATCGAGGGCCTGGGCGGGAAGTGGATCGAAACCCTGGTGGACAAAGGGCTTCTCACCTCTCCCGCGGACCTCTTCACCTTGCGCGAGAAGGATCTTTTGGAGCTCGACCGCATGGGCGAGAAGCTGGCCTCCAACTTCGTCGCGAGCATCGAGGACGCAAGGAAGCAGGCTGCGCTCGACCGTCTCGTGGCCGCGCTCGGCATCCGCCACGTGGGCGAGGAGATCGCCCGCCTCCTGGCCGAGCGCTTCGATTCCCTGGATGCCATGGCCGAGGCCACGACCGAGGAACTGTCCGAGGTGCCCAAGGTGGGGCCGGAGATCGCGGCCTCGGTGGCGGACTTCTTCGCCAACGAGGAGAACAGGAAGCTTCTGGCCCGGTTCAGGGAGCTCGGGCTCTGGCCGACGGCCGGGGAGACGGAATCTACGGGCCCTCGCACCGCCTTGAGCGACAGGAAGGTGCTCTTCACCGGCTCTCTGCCGGACATGCCCCGCTCCGAGGCGGAGCGCAGGGCGCGGGAAGCCGGGGCCGTGATAGCTTCGGGCGTGAGCAAATCCCTCGACTACCTGGTGGTGGGCGAGAAACCCGGCTCCAAGCTCGCCAAGGCCCAGACCGCGGGCGTGCGGATCATAGATCTTTCCGAATTTCTCGAACTATGCCGTCCGATCGCCTGA